One Loxodonta africana isolate mLoxAfr1 chromosome 15, mLoxAfr1.hap2, whole genome shotgun sequence genomic window carries:
- the LOC100675508 gene encoding LOW QUALITY PROTEIN: olfactory receptor 10N1-like (The sequence of the model RefSeq protein was modified relative to this genomic sequence to represent the inferred CDS: substituted 1 base at 1 genomic stop codon), giving the protein MYWGCVHHNPHSCFHIGCLYPDHSPKDMRNHTELSEFILLGIPQTKGLETVRFVIFLFIYLFTLLGNLLILTAMVSSSTVHTPKYFFLGFLSILDLFFPSVTCPKMLFYLSGQSQAISYKGYAAXLFFYHFLGCMEGCLYSVMAYDRFVAICHPLRYMLIMKPRVCMSLAMGAWLVGCLDATILTFFTFHLTYCGANQLDYFFCDIPAFLPLASVDSSLAQRVGFTNVGLLAVTLLLGICVSYTRIGIATLRIRSAEGRQKAFSTCSAHLTAILCAYGPVIIIYLQPTPKPLLGAVVQILNNLVSPMLNSLIYSLRNKEVKSSLKSVFHNVVFTVLE; this is encoded by the coding sequence ATGTATTGGGGTTGTGTCCATCACAATCCACACTCATGTTTTCACATTGGTTGTCTCTACCCAGACCATTCTCCAAAGGACATGAGAAATCACACAGAGCTGAGTGAGTTCATTCTGCTGGGAATACCTCAGACCAAGGGACTGGAGACTGTGCGCTTTGTCATCTTCTTGTTCATCTACCTCTTCACCTTGCTTGGCAATTTACTCATCCTGACGGCCATGGTTTCTTCCTCTACCGTTCACACCCCCAAGTATTTCTTCTTGGGATTCCTATCTATTTTAGACTTATTTTTCCCTTCTGTAACTTGTCCCAAGATGCTTTTCTATCTCTCTGGTCAGAGCCAAGCCATCTCTTATAAGGGGTATGCTGCATAGCTCTTCTTTTATCACTTCCTGGGTTGTATGGAAGGCTGCCTCTACTCTGTGATGGCATACGATCGCTTTGTGGCCATCTGTCACCCACTGAGGTATATGCTTATCATGAAGcctagggtctgtatgagtttgGCCATGGGGGCCTGGTTGGTGGGTTGTCTTGATGCCACCATACTGACCTTCTTCACTTTTCATTTAACCTACTGTGGTGCCAATCAGTTGGACTACTTCTTCTGTGACATTCCTGCTTTCTTACCCCTGGCTTCTGTTGATAGCTCCCTGGCCCAGAGGGTGGGTTTCACTAATGTTGGCCTTCTGGCTGTAACGCTTTTGCTCGGTATTTGTGTCTCCTACACTCGCATTGGCATTGCCACTTTGAGGATCCGTTCAGCAGAAGGGAGGCAGAAAGCTTTCTCCACCTGCAGTGCCCACCTCACTGCAATACTCTGTGCCTATGGACCTGTAATCATCATCTATTTGCAGCCCACACCCAAACCTTTGCTTGGTGCTGTGGTGCAAATATTAAACAATCTTGTGTCACCCATGCTGAACTCATTAATCTATTCCTTAAGGAACAAGGAAGTAAAAAGTTCCCTGAAAAGCGTGTTTCACAATGTAGTATTTACTGTTCTGGAATAA